Genomic segment of Xenopus laevis strain J_2021 chromosome 4S, Xenopus_laevis_v10.1, whole genome shotgun sequence:
CAAACTTTTCATCTTTTGACCCAAGTTCacgtttcattattacagagtaggtaggtattttggattcggccgaacccccgaatcctttgtgaaagattcggcctaataccgaaccctaatttacatatgcaaattagaggtgggaaggggaaaacatcttttacttccttgtcactCAATTTCTCTCCcgacccctaatttacatatgcaaattaggattcggtttgaaTCCGAATCCCGTTGTAAAAAGCCGAATCgtagccgaatcctggattcggtgcctccctcttacagagattttcaaaatttggataaaattgagtctatgggagacggcctttctgtaattctgagctttctggataatgggataacGGATCAAATACCTGTATATCTGCAACGACAAAGACCAAATATTAGGAAGATAATAGAATTGGGAGGGGGGGCTTTGAACCCCTAAGATAACACTCCCTGAGGCTGCAGAATAGGAACAGGTGTCTTAAAGTGTTTtcgatttttagagctttttttaattaatatgttaCATGTATGAACTCTTAAAGCATAGAATAATCACGTTTAAGGCCTTCACAGAATAGAACAAGTTTAATAGCTGAATATGAAGGCTTTTGCTGCTACAAAGGTTTAACAAACCAGTACCCtacatgaaaacaaacatttagaggcccgtttatcaaaggtcgaatttcaaattcatgttattttttttgaattcgaataaactcacaaatcgactgggagattatttaagaaaGAACTTCTTCGAATAATTCGCATCGTATTCAATTCGTAAGGAATCGAGTgtaactcgaatgtcaggaaggctattaacatctccaaatggctcaacggaccactgccattgacttgtacatgaactcagcaggtttcaggtggccTATATTCGAATTAAGACTgcttccatggttgaggtgtgataaatctcacatttgaataggggggttaaaattcaaatgtgtgaattttgaaactcgaaaattttaatttactattcgacccttgataaatctgccccatagtataccttaaaggagaataagTGTTTTAGACATCACAGGTCCCGTCTCTCCCAAATCTCACTGTCCCACTCCTCTGCACCTAATCACAAAAAGTAGAGTAGCACAGTAGGCGTGGTAGCTGCCATGTCTGATTTTGGCTTTGACTCCGACATTGATGATGGAGCAGGAGTATGCACAATCAATGTACATCTGGTTCAACCCCAATTTGCTATTCAACCTTTTATAACGAGGTATAGGAGAGCTGGACCATATTCGAGAGTTTGGATGGTGTTGGCAGTTCACAGGCCAATGTTGAActatttaacataaaaaaattgtggtgcagttaataaaaatgcaaggggccgattcactaaattcgagtgaattcgagttaattaaccctcgatattcgacccttagtgaatcagcccccaagtgttCATGTCATTAATATTTACTCAGGGAAACGATGACTGGGCAGCAAATGTTCCACAGCCACTTTATCCTTCATTGCTCAACGTATAAAGGAGTCACATGCAATTGATATGAGATTAAAATACATTATGTCAAAAAGGAGAGCCATAGTCATATTTGAAGATCGGAGCACACATTTTATCCCCTCTGAGAGCACACATTTTATACCAACTGAGATCATGAGAATGTTAAACCACCCCAACCCCACAATAAAACATTCTGCAAATCACTGGGTTAAGATTGGTATAATGAATAGAAATCAGGGATTGGCATGAATCGCCCTGGTTTTCAGTGTAGGTCCTTAAAGTGCTGTGATGCTCCAACCCACCGGTTAAAGACCCTTCCCCATGTGTGGGTCATAGAGTATTGTGCAAAGAATTCCCGATGTACGGAAGCAAACTGCCCTCATGTGCTGGCGTGGGATACGAGGTAATAAAGGAGGAAGAAGAGAGCCACGAGTCCAACTGAAACGTAACACAAGAGCTTGCGATTGTCCCGGCCAGATAGAGCCATACCGGTGAAGCGCTTGACACTACCACCCAGCAGACCTGTCACACTCAGGAAATCCGAGTCCTGTGAGGAACGAGGGAACCAGAACAGGCCAATGAGAAGGATCACACTTACAGCACACGCCATTTGTATTCACGTtccctaaaaggggttgttcaccttccaaacacttttttagttgagttgttttcaaattgttccacagaaataaagcctttttttcaattactttccattttttaagtttaaaggagacattgtgTATAAAattaagaatgtaccagtgcattatactcatttagatatagaagaattgtgcttaaaaaagcagtgtttcaggctgatttattgaatatttctgcaaaaaccctaataatccctcccttccactgctccctaaattcccaggctgtgcaggggagccggcggctctcagctcactgcactgtaggacaggaaccaatcagcagctagcaggacctgatagggaactgaagcctgtctgtgcttgtgtgactgcagggctgtgattggctgcccccctcctactgtgcttctggcaggaatCATTAGGACATACCcagccctcatttgaaacacagacagggaccagagaacatctatagggagctccaataaatgggctatttttaaagataatattaatttttggcaccatgtaaaagcaacaccatatattactcataattgcctacaaaattagggggttTTCATTTATCTTATATATCTCCATTAAAGTGGAAGTAAAGTCTaatatagaataaggctagaaatgctgtattttgtatactaaacataaacatgaacttgctgcaccacaagcctaatcaaacaaatgatttatgctttcaaagttggccacagggggtcaccatcttgtaactttgttaaacatctttgcaagaccaagactgtgcacatgctcagtgtggtctgggctgcttagggatcttcataaattatcaaaacagcacaagtcaaataatatctgccagaagccgatacagcaagtctgattaataatcagaatatacagactgcactgggtcctgtgttgtcacgtaatctaatgtggattttatagtttttctattgtttaatacaaactttctccaactctgcagaaccagtggctgcagcaaaataatcctccaaatagaatcccagtttatctgtttaaatctggctccatgatctttgtccctgcagctggagttggaaacaataaaggggatgtaaaggcaaaaataaaatccaatacaaatctctacacagtcgccgactgctctacagggaaacaaactaaactgcttgagttctgcgtgactgggaagtaaggcgggggctccccctgctgttcataagtatgattgtttccctgcagagcagtttcttataaaaatgatacacattttttaattaaagtatattggatataggtttctttttcattaaagaaagtaaaaatggattttatttttttgcctttacatgccctttaaggttctGGTCTCTGGTATTTGAGTCTGACAGATCggtaattcaagtgcagatttTGAagtgttacagttttgcaacatttagttgatccatttctcagcagcatctctggaatattagcaactattgtatcaattctgcctgtaatgaaactcagggattcttctcagcagggacaaagattagaaatgtatcaactaaatttatcaatttagaacagttagagggtcggtgaccccctatCCCATAACAGCTTTcgaaaggtgaaaaatgacactttacacttcaatattatacaaacaatcacacatagaaaatagaaagtaataggaaaaaaaagtagttaaagtcctggagtcaggaaggatttttttaccCCTGATTCAAATTggagatgggttttttgccttcctctggatcaactggcagttaggcaggttaaaatagagttcaaaggttgaactagatggacgtgtgtcttttttcaacctaacttacgatgttatttctggggaacaatctgaaaccaactgaactgaaaagtgttggaaggtgaacaacccattttaatCTGCCCAAAACTGTGAAAGTAGAGTTTACTTTTCAATTAAAACCCTCAACCCATTTATTGAATCATAACTTGTAAAGTTACTTGAGGTCCCACATGAAAGGAACCAGCGCTGATGATCCTAcgatctagatcagtgatccccaaccagtagctcgcgagcaacatgttgctccccaaccccttggatgttgctctcagtggcctcaaagcaggttcttatttttgaattccaggtttggaagcaagttttaattgcataaaaactaagtatagtgccaagtagagcctcttgtaggctgccagtccacataggggctaccaatagccaatcacagcccttatttggcaccacccaggaaaatttttcatgcttatgttgctccccaacactttttacatctgaatgttgctcacgggtgaaaaaggttggggacccctgatctagatcatgtaaagaatgaaaaatggctatgaaacctgttatacaaAGAACTCTGAAATATGGAAATATAAAACAGCAACTTGTCCTTGAAGGTAACTGAACcgtcctactgggtttatttaatgtttaaatattttatagtggtggatcacctttaagttaacttttagtacgttatagaatggctcattctaagcaacttttcaattggccatcattttttctttttttatagtttttaaatttgccttcttctgactctttccagctttcaaaaaacaaaaatgttctgtaaggctacacatgttttgttattactactttgtattactcatctttctattcaggcctctcctattcatattccagttttttattgaaatcaatgaaTGCTGGAGaatgtggatcctagcaaccaatttgctgaaatggcaaactggagagctgctaaataactcaaaaaccacaaacaaaaccaactgcaaattgtctcagaagatcactctctacatcatagtaaaagttaactgagaggtgaacatcccctttaaaggggaaggaaacctagtcggcgcaacccccaccccccctcccgtttgttgcccaccctccctcctcccccctggcctacccgtcccgctgggcaaatgcccctaacttgttacttacccttctgcgcaggtccagtccagggagttcacagacgccatcttcttccacgcgatcttcttcctgctttgaccggtgcatgcgcagtaggagcatttcgccggtacgatctactgcgcatgcttcgtggcttttggcgcatgcgcagtagatccgtactggcgaaatgctcctactgcgcatgcgccaaaacgccgttcacagcaggaagaagatcgcgtggaagaagatgtcgtcggtgaactccctggactggacctgcgcagaagggtaagtaacaagttaggggcatttgcccagcgggacgggtaggccagggggggaggagggagggtgggcaacaaacgggagtgggggtggggggtttgcgccgactaggtttccttcccctttaaggtatggggcTCTGGATTATGGAAAGAATTTGTATCTGCAAAAGCCCAAAATCACTAGCACTTTACTATATACAATTGtgcaataataaatgaaaatgatcCCCTACTGAGAAACTCCACTTAACCCTTTCATACTGCCATGGCGATAGGAAAACATTCAATCATTACTTATTCCTAGGCTCTAAAACTGCATAATACAGCtattctctctccccctccctccccaacaTTCCCATATAATGGTACACGATACACAAGGCTATCTGCATATAAGTAACAAAATGTTCTATACATTGACTCCAAGTATCCAAAGAGAGCCTCACCATGCCATCCAGGTACTTGTTATGGTCATCAGCCTCTTGGTCAATGTCCAATGCAAGCTGCAGAAAAGATTAAGATTTTAATATCTGATTGACCATGCAGACATGCAACCCAAAACTAAAGAAATTGAATTGCCTTGTATTTAATGCATATAATAGGAACACATGTAAAGGACATAGCAAATACAAGACACAACATAATGGAGCTGTGGACGTAGGCCTATTCATTTACTGAGAGATGCGGCTGAAATGGGATGCACGTACTATATCTGCCATAATGCAGCTGTTGGTCCTGCAGAGCTGGgaaaaagttttattgagcaatattgatTCAAGTATACAACACTGACGTTGCTTTACTATAACTCCTAGAACACCTTAATTTTGATTTGTAGTTCTGCAACTACTCAGTGAAGTGTTGGTTGGCTAATGCTGTAGAGTGaggtttactgtccctttaatagatATGATGCCAGTCCAACCCCATACCCAACACATCCCCGCTTTCCCTAAGCCTGACCAGGACCTGCTTACCTGCCTTCGCAACCCCATGAATTTTCAACCAACCCATTCCCAGCAGGTTTCATCTCACtcactggaagtgacatcacgttgacaggaagtgacgtcatgccAGCCAGTTTTACCTTCAATTTGTGGTTGTTTGTCCTAGATTGGCCACCTGTAGCCCCTCCTCTGCAGAGGATTGGGTACCTGCGGGCCACCCGCACACTGGGCAAATGAAGAATAATCCACCAGAGTCCCAATCATATTGCGGCTATTCCACAGGTACCCgaccccatgcaggactctaccccataACCTATTCTGTACAATTTCTACATTACCTACCGATTTCAGCCGTGTCACCTTACTGGAAAGATTATCTGCAAGACGTTTGTTCTCTGCATCTAACATCTCATCCACTGCTCCCGAGTTTGGCACTgcggaaaagaaaaaacaactgaATGCCAAagtgttaaaatataaaaataataaaatacatatgcaTGCCCATCAAAGCACTGTCTTTTGGTACcaccattttatttatatgttattttatattgtctatattcattttatactaaaaatctgTCCTAGGATAAAAAGCAGAAAGTAGCATTTCGGTAGATCCACTGATTTAGACTTATTTTCTATTCTTAGCAGTTTTAGGCTgttaataccaggcttttggctcaactgagagTCAGCAACATTCGGGTTACCTGACTATATACAAGTACATGGACAGTTAGGTTCACAGACACGCTAACCTTCAAAGAGGGCTGCGGGCAGCAGTTTAAAGCAGCTAAAATCTCAGAAAACACtaaaattagtagggatgcactgaatccagaattcggttcgggatcggGCCTTTTTCAGTGaatacttgtgcctggccaaacagaatcctaatttgcatatgtaaattaggtgcaggtagggaaatcaagtgacttttcatcacaaaagaagaatttttgtccactttttcctttcctgcccctaatttgtgtttgcaaattagtattcggttcggtattcggcccaatctttcaccaaggattcggggcttagtggattcactgcatccctaaaACTTAGAAATGAACGTTAACTGGAAAACTGCTCAGAGGACCGTTTATCCTCTATAAGTTCACACTAATACATTTTTTGTCCTTTATATTGCATTTAAGAGAACATAATGggttcaaaaaacacaaaataatgatgggtttcaggataaataataaatataaatgacattTAAAGATAGTCTGCTGGAGAAGAAGGAAATCTTTATGCAGTGGGGCAGCTCTGAAGCTACAGTCAAAAATGAGAAGTTTAGTATCTTGGCTTTTCTTGGCTTCCCACGGATCCCAGCTGTGCTGCTGCAGTGCAGTCTAACTACATGGACCAGGGACTCTCAAAATGTCACCACCTTTGGATTACGAGAGTGGAAACTATTATGAGACTGTCAGGATGTGAGTTGTGACTTCCAGGATGTCGTTCTACTGTCTCACCTAGTGCATAAACACATCTCCAATTCCATGTGTGACTTACCCAGGTATCATTCAAGTAAGGGGTAGATCACCTTTCACTGAGCTTTTAGGTATAATGTGGACAGTGATATTCTAAATACAATTGCAAttagttgtttgttttttattcattgttTAGCTTTGATTTCTGGTTCTAGGGTCCAGTTTCAAGTCGCTAGGGTCCAgtttatcttagcaaccagacaacGGCTTGAATGAGGAACTGAAATATTATTAAAAGTTGGACAGAAGAGAAAGCCAAGTAAtaacaaaatagcaataacaatttgcAGTCTCACAGAACAATTgcttttttggctgccggggtagGAAAACCCCATTCTCAGAGTTTGGAAAGAGGCAAAACAGGAAGACAAATGATtcataaatgataaaaatgaagaTGAATAGAAAATATACACATGGAGGAGCCTTAGCACAGAGTACACCcacatacacaacaagtctgATACAGAGTACACCCACATACACAAGTCTGATACAGAGTACACCCACATacacaagtctgtacagagtacacccacatacacaagtctgtacagagtacactcacatacacaacaagtctgtacagagtacacccacatacacaacaagtctgtacagagtacacccacatacacaacaagtctgtacagagtacactcacatacacaacaagtctgtacagagtacactcacatacacaacaagtctgtacagattacactcacatacacaacaagtctgtacagagtacactcacatacacaacaagtctgtacagagtacactcacatacacaacaagtctgtacagagtacacccacatacacaacaagtctgtacagagtacacccacatacacaacaagtctgtacagagtacactcacatacacaacaagtctgtacagagtacactcacatacacaacaagtctgtacagagtacactcacatacacaacaagtctgtacagagtacactcacatacacaacaagtctgtacagagtacactcacatacacaacaagtctgtacagagtacacccacatacacaacaagtctgtacagagtacacccacatacacaacaagtctgtacagagtacactcacatacacaagtctgtacagagtacactcacatacacaagtctgtacagagtacactcacatacacaagtctgtacagagtacactcacatacacaagtctgtacagagtacactcacatacacaagtctgtacagagtacactcacatacacaacaagtctgtacagagtacactcacatacacaacaagtctgtacagagtacactcacatacacaacaagtctgtacagagtacactcacatacacaacaagtctgtacagagtacactcacatacacaacaagtctgtacagagtacacccacatacacaagtctgtacagagtacactcacatacacaacaagtctgtacagagtacactcacatacacaacaagtctgtacagagtacactcacatacacaagtctgtacagagtacactcacatacacaacaagtctgtacagagtacacccacatacacaacaagtctgtacagagtacacccacatacacaacaagtctgtacagagtacactcacatacacaacaagtctgtacagagtacactcacatacacaacaagtctgtacagagtacactcacatacacaacaagtctgtacagagtacactcacatacacaacaagtctgtacagagtacactcacatacacaacaagtctgtacagagtacacccacatacacaacaagtctgtacagagtacactcacatacacaacaagtctgtacagagtacactcacatacacaacaagtctgtacagagtacactcacatacacaacaagtctgtacagagtacactcacatacacaacaagtctgtacagagtacactcacatacacaacaagtctgtacagagtacactcacatacacaacaagtctgtacagagtacactcacatacacaacaagtctgtacagagtacacccacatacacaacaagtctgtacagagtacacccacatacacaacaagtctgtacagagtacactcacatacacaagtctgtacagagtacaccacatacacaagtctgtacagagtacactcacatacacaacaagtctgtacagagtacacccacatacacaagtctgtacagagtacacccacatacacaagtctgtacagagtacacccacatacacaagtctgtacagagtacacccacatacacaagtctgtacagagtacaccacatacacaagtctgtacagagtacacccacatacacaagtctgtacagagtacacccacatacacaagtctgtacagagtacacccacatacacaagtctgtacagagtacactcacatacacaacaagtctgtacagagtacactcacatacacaacaagtctgtacagagtacactcacatacacaacaagtctgtacagagtacactcacatacacaacaagtctgtacagagtacactcacatacacaacaagtctgtacagagtacacccacatacacaacaagtctgtacagagtacacccacatacacaacaagtctgtacagagtacacccacatacacaacaagtctgtacagagtacacccacatacacaacaagtctgtacagagtacacccacatacacaagtctgtacagagtacactcacatacacaacaagtctgtacagagtacactcacatacacaacaagtctgtacagagtacacccacatacacaagtctgtacagagtacactcacatacacaacaagtctgtacagagtacactcacatacacaacaagtctgtacagagtacactcacatacacaacaagtctgtacagagtacactcacatacacaacaagtctgtacagagtacacccacatacacaacaagtctgtacagagtacacccacatacacaacaagtctgtacagagtacacccacatacacaacaagtctgtacagagtacacccacatacacaacaagtctgtacagagtacacccacatacacaacaagtctgtacagagtacacccacatacacaacaagtctgtacagagtacactcacatacacaagtctgtacagagtacacccacatacacaagtctgtacagagtacactcacatacacaacaagtctgtacagagtacactcacatacacaacaagtctgtacagagtacactcacatacacaacaagtctgtacagagtacacccacatacacaagtctgtacagagtacactcacatacacaacaagtctgtacagagtacactcacatacacaacaagtctgtacagagtacactcacatacacaacaagtctgtacagagtacactcacatacacaacaagtctgtacagagtacacccacatacacaacaagtctgtacagagtacacccacatacacaacaagtctgtacagagtacacccacatacacaacaagtctgtacagagtacacccacatacacaacaagtctgtacagagtacacccacatacacaacaagtctgtacagagtacacccacatacacaacaagtctgtacagagtacactcacatacacaagtctgtacagagtacactcacatacacaagtctgtacagagtacactcacatacacaacaagtctgtacagagtacacccacatacacaagtctgtacagagtacactcacatacacaacaagtctgtacagagtacactcacatacacaacaagtctgtacagagtacactcacatacacaacaagtctgtacagagtacacccacatacacaagtctgtacagagtacactcacatacacaacaagtctgtacagagtacactcacatacacaacaagtctgtacagagtacacccacatacacaagtctgtacagagtacactcacatacacaacaagtctgtacagagtacacccacatacacaacaagtctgtacagagtacacccacatacacaacaagtctgtacagagtacacccacatacacaacaagtctgtacagagtacacccacatacacaacaagtctgtacagagtacactcacatacacaacaagtctgtacagagtacacccACATACACAAGTCTGATACAGAGTACACCcacatacacaacaagtctgtacagagtacaccACATACTGAAGGTCCTATCATTACAAACTCATAGGGAGACGCTCCAGTTCAGAAACCCCACAATCCCAGTATTGATTCCCTTCCCACTTCTCTGCCAACTACGCCAAAGCCAACACAGTCCAACCACCTCCCCTGTCATTCAGGCAGAACTCTTCTCCTACATTAGACGATTATTTCTCGCATATAAAGACCCTCAGCTTCATTACCTCTGCCCCAGTCCGCCATGTTGCTTCTTTTCTAATCCGTGACGCGGCAGGATATTACACGTCACTGCGTCATCCACACTCACGTCTAAGCAATCGGTTTTAAAGCCAATAAGCTTTAACCTTGCGGCAGGAAAGGCGGACTGTTCCATTAAACCACGCCCACTTCGTTTCCAAGAGGACGCTGTTGCCATGGAGGCGccttatgattattattattcagatATCACTGATATACCGTAATAAATAGTGATGTCCATCCATGGACCGACTCTGTGTAATGCTCTCAGATGGACACAATGTGAACAGTACAGCTTTGAATGTATGACAAGACTTTAGTTAGTGCTGCTTATTAGAAGGGGGGGACATAACCGTACAAGTCGCATTCCCTTTGCTTCGCAGCAAATAGTTTGTGTAAAGGCAGAGGAATGCTGCACATTGTAAGGCCGCAGTCACGTCTCCTCATCTCTCCGCCCTCCCTACTCTATTCGGCTCGTGGAGCTTGTGACGTCACGGGCATAGTCTCTTCTCGCGAGACTTCGGGGAAAAAACAGGAAGAGCAAAAGAGTCCCACAGTGAAGCagggcattaaaggaacagtaacactaaaaaaatgtatgtgacaaagactctaaactgcttcaataacagctctattgtgcattaaatggatactgtcatgggaaaaaaaaaaattttcaaaacacatcagttaatagtgctgctccagcagaattctgcactgaaatccatttctcaaaagagcaaacagattttttatattcaattttgaaatctgacatggggctagacattttgtcaatttcccagctgcccctggtcatgtgacctgtgcctgcactttaggagagaaatgctttctggcaggctgctgtttttccttctcaatgtaactgaatgtgtctcagtgggacctggattttactattgagtgttgttcttagatctaccaggcagctgttatcttgtgttagggagctgctatctggttaccttcccattgttctgttgtttggctgctggaagaGAAAAGGGAtaagtttattatattcaatgctttgtccaaaaaacatATTAAGTCTCTGCTTCCTGATGTACACTGTAGAATGGCGAAAGGGCGATTCTGCAAAATCCGAGGTGCGGCGCTCCACATCTCTGCTTAGACTGCTGAACCGGAAGCGAGTTTTTGCTGCTGTACTGAGGATTTTACAGACCTCtgctacggaacgcattttaggacatcctg
This window contains:
- the bet1l.S gene encoding Bet1 golgi vesicular membrane trafficking protein like S homeolog, which encodes MADWGRVPNSGAVDEMLDAENKRLADNLSSKVTRLKSLALDIDQEADDHNKYLDGMDSDFLSVTGLLGGSVKRFTGMALSGRDNRKLLCYVSVGLVALFFLLYYLVSHAST